The genomic DNA GATAGGCAGCAGCGGCGCCTGTGTGGAAATTATATTGGTAATAGGAGCCGACGAGGGATACATGAAAGATACAAGTATCGTTCGTTCATCGTCTGTCATCTGCCCATTGTCGTAAAGCTGCTTGGTAAGAACAGCGGCTACATCCGAACTATTAAGGGAGTTGACGAAAGGAAGGCCGCAGCTGCCGCGTATACCAAGCAGCGGTTTCAGTATCGGAGTGAAAGATTTTTGAAAGGCCTCCATAACGCCCATTTTACTGAATACTTCAATTACCGCCATACAAAAGATGGTCGCCGGCGCCAGCGACAGGGCAAAAAGGAAACCGTCGCGCACGCCGCTTCCACCCTTTCCCATATAATTAAGACCGGCGTCACTTATCGTACCAAAAGAACCTAGTAAGGTGTTAAGGTCCAGTACTCTTAAAAACTTCAGCGATCCGTCAAGATTTGAGAATAGGCCCGAAAACATACAAAGCATTATTACAAGGGATATCCATCCCTGTGAAGTTACCTTGATCTTCTCTGTCTCTGCGTTAGACATAGTAACATTCCTCCCCGTATATACTACTTACCGTCAGGAAAGCCATCGGCTTCAAGGATCGAGGCACACAAAAGTTTCGTCCTCTCGAAGAAGCCCTCCACAAGCGCGTATTCCGAGCCGGTATGATTCCCGGCCCCCGGCACGCCGCATGAGCAGAGGACGGGCACTCCCACGGCCCCGATTCTGGATGCGTCCGAGGCTCCGCCGAGATGATTCTTCGACGGGATATCCAGCGAATATTTTTTTGCCGTATATACGATATGCTCGTAGAGCGCGAGAACGCCGTCCGTAGTCTCATACGGAGGGAACGTCCCATCCAGCGTCAGCTCCGTCGACGTCCCGTCGATGTAGGTTTTCGCACAGATTTTCTCAAGGCTCTCCCTGATGTGGGCGGCGTCTTTTTGCGTGTTGGCTCTGGTATCAATTTTTATTTTACAGAAATCAGGTATGGCGTTGGAGGCAACGCCGCCCTCTATGGTATCAACGCTGACCGTGTAGCCATAGTCCTTCGGGGTAAGCTGCTGAATCTCAATAATTTTATGCGCGGTCTCTTCGATGGCGTTTCTGCCGTTCGCAAAAGCGTTACCGGGATGGCTCGCGACACCTTTCACGGAGACGGTATAATCGGCGCTGCCCTTCCTGCCGATACACACCCCACCGTCTGCGACGCCGGTCTCCATGTTAAAGGCAAACAGCACGCCCTTCGCATAATCCGACAGTATTTGAACCGTTGAATTGGGCGCTACGGTCCTGTCGCCCTCTTCGTCGCCCGCAAATGCGATTTTTATTGGCAAGGCGTCAAATCCGATATGATTCAATGCCTTAGCGCAAAACAGCGATATGGCGATACCGCCCTTCATATCAAGAACGCCGGGGCCATATGCCTTTCCATCTTCAATTTTAAATGGATCATCGCCGAAAGTTCCCTTTTTAAAAACCGTATCATAGTGTCCGGTAAACATAACCGGACGGGAGGGCCTGTCCTCTCCGAGGACGCCGGTCAAAACCGGCGCGAAGCCATCGCCGGCATCGGCTAACCGACATTTAAAGCCCTCTTTCTCAAATGCGCGCTTTAAAAAATTGGCCGTATCCGTCAGCGGAGCGACTTCGTCATATCTGCCCTCGTGATTTACCAGCTCCTCCCAAAAAGCCAGCATCTCTTCCCGGCTGTTCTCAATAAATTCAAAAAGCTGTCGCCTTGTCTCCGCCTTGTCAATATCGCATTGATACATCTTTTACATTCCCCCTCATATTTGTAACATTCCAGTTTTATTTTTCATCTTTCTGAAACTATATAAAAAATACTCTTGGAGAATCATCCTGTCCAATATATAATGACTCTATTACTTATAGATAATATCTATATAGAAATATGAGGAGGCAAATATGGAGCTCTTTCAGTTACGTTATTTTTTAACGGTAGCAAAATACGAAAATTTTTCAAAGGCCGCTGAAGAACTCCTCATTTCGCAGCCCTCAATCAGTAAAGCGATAAAAATGCTTGAAACGGA from Cloacibacillus sp. includes the following:
- a CDS encoding M20/M25/M40 family metallo-hydrolase, producing MYQCDIDKAETRRQLFEFIENSREEMLAFWEELVNHEGRYDEVAPLTDTANFLKRAFEKEGFKCRLADAGDGFAPVLTGVLGEDRPSRPVMFTGHYDTVFKKGTFGDDPFKIEDGKAYGPGVLDMKGGIAISLFCAKALNHIGFDALPIKIAFAGDEEGDRTVAPNSTVQILSDYAKGVLFAFNMETGVADGGVCIGRKGSADYTVSVKGVASHPGNAFANGRNAIEETAHKIIEIQQLTPKDYGYTVSVDTIEGGVASNAIPDFCKIKIDTRANTQKDAAHIRESLEKICAKTYIDGTSTELTLDGTFPPYETTDGVLALYEHIVYTAKKYSLDIPSKNHLGGASDASRIGAVGVPVLCSCGVPGAGNHTGSEYALVEGFFERTKLLCASILEADGFPDGK
- a CDS encoding nucleoside recognition domain-containing protein; this encodes MSNAETEKIKVTSQGWISLVIMLCMFSGLFSNLDGSLKFLRVLDLNTLLGSFGTISDAGLNYMGKGGSGVRDGFLFALSLAPATIFCMAVIEVFSKMGVMEAFQKSFTPILKPLLGIRGSCGLPFVNSLNSSDVAAVLTKQLYDNGQMTDDERTILVSFMYPSSAPITNIISTQAPLLPIAVMAIGPMILILLFCKLVGANIVRFMIVYRNKREKAEEAAI